In one Rhizobium leguminosarum genomic region, the following are encoded:
- the repC gene encoding plasmid replication protein RepC gives MESGYVTTPFGRRPMSLGMLASQQLAETIEPGMKRSKWKLFRAICEARPALGVTDRALTVLDALLTFYPDDEISEEKGLIVFPSNAQLSLRARGMTPATLRRHLAVLVEAGLILRKDSPNGKRYARRDRAGAIGEAFGFSIAPLLARAVEIESLAAQAVADRDLLRAIRERLTICRRDISKLISTAIDEAVPGDWEQMTMMFRALVARISRVATTENLASLLDEMGLLRDEAVNLLERHVKRQKIDANESQIERHKQNSNTDSNYELEPSFETKQGEKAATNNEGTAEPPGEQRPRPLKPSAGMVGKVSDAAIPLSGPSLKSFPLALVLQACPQILDYGPGGTIGNWRDLMSAAVIVRSMLGVSPSAYEEACLGMGPENAATVIACILEKGGHINSPGGYLRDLTRRTERGEFAIGPMLMALVRAGGPIARHVG, from the coding sequence ATGGAGAGTGGATATGTGACGACGCCCTTCGGGCGGCGGCCGATGTCGCTTGGCATGCTGGCAAGTCAGCAATTGGCCGAGACCATCGAGCCGGGAATGAAACGCAGCAAGTGGAAGCTGTTCAGGGCGATCTGCGAGGCGCGGCCAGCGCTCGGCGTGACCGATCGGGCGCTGACGGTGCTCGACGCGCTTTTGACCTTCTACCCCGATGATGAAATCTCCGAGGAGAAGGGCTTGATCGTCTTCCCGTCGAATGCGCAGCTTTCGCTCCGCGCCCGCGGAATGACGCCGGCAACGCTGCGGCGGCATCTGGCGGTTCTGGTCGAGGCCGGTCTGATCCTGCGCAAGGACAGCCCGAATGGAAAGCGCTATGCCCGCCGCGACAGGGCAGGGGCCATCGGCGAAGCCTTCGGCTTCAGCATCGCGCCGCTGCTCGCACGTGCGGTCGAGATCGAAAGCCTGGCCGCCCAAGCGGTCGCCGATCGGGATTTACTCAGAGCTATCAGGGAGCGCCTGACGATCTGCCGGCGCGATATTTCCAAGCTGATTTCAACGGCCATCGACGAAGCGGTTCCCGGCGACTGGGAGCAGATGACGATGATGTTTCGCGCGCTTGTCGCCAGAATTTCGCGCGTGGCGACGACCGAAAACCTGGCTTCATTGCTTGATGAGATGGGCCTGCTGCGCGACGAAGCCGTCAACCTGCTGGAAAGGCATGTTAAAAGACAAAAAATAGACGCCAATGAGTCTCAGATTGAGCGTCACAAACAGAATTCAAATACCGACTCCAACTATGAACTTGAACCAAGCTTCGAAACGAAGCAGGGCGAAAAGGCAGCGACAAACAACGAGGGGACGGCCGAACCGCCGGGTGAGCAAAGGCCAAGGCCGCTCAAGCCGTCGGCTGGAATGGTCGGCAAGGTCTCAGATGCTGCTATTCCGCTGTCCGGCCCAAGCCTGAAGTCCTTCCCGCTCGCCCTCGTTCTGCAGGCCTGCCCCCAAATCCTCGACTATGGGCCGGGCGGAACCATCGGCAACTGGCGAGATCTGATGTCGGCTGCCGTCATTGTGCGCTCGATGCTCGGCGTCAGTCCTTCGGCCTATGAGGAAGCCTGCTTAGGTATGGGGCCGGAAAATGCTGCGACGGTGATCGCCTGCATCCTGGAGAAGGGAGGGCATATCAATTCTCCCGGGGGTTATCTCAGAGATCTGACCCGAAGGACAGAGCGGGGCGAGTTTGCAATCGGCCCGATGCTGATGGCGCTCGTGCGGGCAGGCGGGCCGATTGCACGACATGTCGGTTGA